A single window of Streptomyces griseoviridis DNA harbors:
- a CDS encoding ABC transporter substrate-binding protein yields the protein MRLSRRGLLRAGLAGTAATTLGGLATGCAVPTGSTGRNMVLWYWDGGLGDTVLKKAKARYGATTDLRAIKIGGYYRSKLMTTLTGRSHIPDIVGLKGEDMASYLPNANQFVDLRTLGADRYKSRYLSWKWDQGIADDGTVVGIPIDCGPVAHYYQYAVFQKAGLPHEPDDVSAELNTWEKFFAAGEQLKKRIPGTYLLSDVNMVFENAVRQGAQRYVDKDRHFIGGEQHVRDAWALAVEAKRRAIVSDLVTGTPDQLSAVQDGKLPSQLNASWATNDIKSGVPRTKGRWRVAQMPVRPSNDGGSFLAITKACREPERAFEIITWLLDPANQAQGFVDAGLFPSTPASYALDALREPDPFFGGQVTMDIFGPAAQRVEIAYNSPFDVALGQPLKDEIKNVGVLGKDPKKAWNDAMSKCRRIAAHLGVSY from the coding sequence GTGCGGCTCTCACGAAGAGGCCTGCTCCGTGCCGGCCTGGCCGGTACGGCCGCCACGACGCTCGGCGGCCTGGCGACCGGCTGTGCCGTTCCGACCGGCTCGACCGGCCGGAACATGGTCCTGTGGTACTGGGACGGCGGTCTCGGCGACACGGTCCTGAAGAAGGCCAAGGCCCGCTACGGCGCCACGACCGACCTCAGGGCCATCAAGATCGGCGGCTACTACCGGTCGAAGCTGATGACCACGCTGACCGGCCGGTCCCACATCCCCGACATCGTGGGCCTCAAGGGCGAGGACATGGCGTCCTACCTGCCCAACGCGAACCAGTTCGTGGATCTCAGGACCCTCGGCGCCGACCGCTACAAGAGCCGCTACCTGTCCTGGAAGTGGGACCAGGGCATCGCCGACGACGGCACCGTGGTCGGCATCCCCATCGACTGCGGCCCGGTCGCGCACTACTACCAGTACGCCGTGTTCCAGAAGGCCGGACTCCCCCACGAACCCGACGACGTGTCGGCGGAGTTGAACACCTGGGAGAAGTTCTTCGCGGCGGGCGAGCAGCTCAAGAAGCGCATCCCGGGCACCTACCTCCTCTCGGACGTCAACATGGTCTTCGAGAACGCGGTGCGGCAGGGCGCCCAGCGGTACGTCGACAAGGACCGCCACTTCATCGGCGGTGAGCAACACGTGCGGGACGCCTGGGCGTTGGCCGTCGAGGCCAAGCGGCGGGCGATCGTCTCCGACCTGGTGACCGGCACGCCCGACCAGCTCTCCGCGGTCCAGGACGGCAAGCTGCCCAGCCAGCTCAACGCCTCCTGGGCGACCAACGACATCAAGAGCGGGGTGCCAAGGACCAAGGGGCGCTGGCGGGTCGCCCAGATGCCGGTGCGGCCGTCCAACGACGGCGGTTCGTTCCTGGCGATCACCAAGGCGTGCCGTGAGCCCGAGCGGGCCTTCGAGATCATCACCTGGCTGCTCGACCCGGCCAACCAGGCCCAGGGCTTCGTCGACGCGGGCCTCTTCCCGTCCACGCCCGCCTCCTACGCCCTCGACGCGCTGCGCGAACCGGACCCGTTCTTCGGCGGGCAGGTCACGATGGACATCTTCGGACCGGCCGCGCAGCGGGTCGAGATCGCCTACAACAGCCCCTTCGACGTGGCGCTCGGACAGCCCCTCAAGGACGAGATCAAGAACGTCGGTGTCCTCGGCAAGGACCCGAAGAAGGCGTGGAACGACGCGATGAGCAAATGCCGGCGCATCGCCGCGCACCTGGGGGTGAGCTACTGA
- a CDS encoding 6-phospho-beta-glucosidase: MKLTILGGGGFRVPLVYGALLGDRAEGRVTRVVLHDLDAGRLSAVTRVLAEQAAGVPGAPEVSVTTDLDEALTGADFVFSAIRVGGLEGRAQDERVALAEGVLGQETVGAGGIAYGLRTVPVAVDIARRVARLAPDAWVINFTNPAGLVTEAMSRHLGDRVIGICDSPVGLGRRIARVLGGDPNEAWIDYVGLNHLGWVRGLRIAGRDELPRLLADPDLLGSFEEGKLFGADWLRSLGAVPNEYLHYYYFNRETVRAYQRAEKTRGAFLRDQQARFYEELRDPEAAALSAWDRTRAEREATYMAENRESAGAGERDADDLSGGYEKVALALMRAIARDERTTLILNVRNHGTLAALDADAVIEVPCLVDANGAHPVTVAPLPDHATGLVCAVKGVEREVLTAAENGSRTTAVKAFALHPLVDSVTVARRLVEGYTAVHPGLSYLK, encoded by the coding sequence GTGAAGCTGACGATTCTGGGCGGCGGAGGATTCCGGGTACCGCTCGTGTACGGGGCGCTCCTGGGCGACCGGGCCGAGGGCCGGGTGACCCGCGTGGTCCTCCACGACCTCGACGCCGGACGGCTCTCCGCGGTGACCCGGGTGCTCGCCGAACAGGCCGCCGGGGTGCCCGGCGCCCCCGAGGTGAGCGTCACCACCGACCTCGACGAGGCGCTCACCGGCGCCGACTTCGTCTTCTCGGCGATCCGGGTCGGCGGCCTGGAGGGCCGCGCCCAGGACGAGCGGGTCGCCCTCGCCGAGGGTGTCCTCGGCCAGGAGACGGTCGGCGCGGGCGGCATCGCCTACGGGCTGCGCACCGTGCCGGTCGCCGTCGACATCGCCCGCCGGGTGGCGAGGCTCGCGCCGGACGCCTGGGTCATCAACTTCACCAACCCCGCGGGCCTGGTCACCGAGGCCATGTCCCGCCACCTCGGCGACCGCGTCATCGGCATCTGCGACTCACCTGTCGGCCTCGGCCGCCGGATCGCCCGGGTGCTCGGCGGCGACCCGAACGAGGCGTGGATCGACTACGTCGGCCTCAACCACCTCGGCTGGGTCCGCGGTCTGAGGATCGCCGGACGCGACGAACTGCCCCGGCTGCTCGCCGACCCCGACCTGCTCGGCTCCTTCGAGGAGGGCAAGCTGTTCGGCGCCGACTGGCTCCGCTCGCTCGGCGCGGTCCCCAACGAGTACCTGCACTACTACTACTTCAACCGCGAGACCGTGCGGGCCTACCAGCGGGCCGAGAAGACCCGCGGCGCCTTCCTCCGCGACCAGCAGGCGCGCTTCTACGAGGAGTTGCGCGACCCGGAGGCGGCCGCCCTGTCCGCCTGGGACCGCACCCGCGCCGAGCGCGAGGCGACCTACATGGCCGAGAACCGGGAGAGCGCGGGCGCGGGCGAACGCGACGCCGACGACCTCTCCGGCGGCTACGAGAAGGTCGCCCTCGCCCTGATGCGGGCCATCGCCCGCGACGAGCGCACCACCCTCATCCTCAACGTCCGCAACCACGGCACCCTCGCCGCCCTGGACGCGGACGCCGTCATCGAGGTGCCCTGCCTGGTCGACGCCAACGGCGCCCACCCGGTCACCGTGGCCCCGCTGCCCGACCACGCCACCGGCCTGGTCTGCGCGGTCAAGGGCGTCGAGCGCGAGGTGCTCACCGCCGCCGAGAACGGATCGAGGACCACCGCGGTGAAGGCCTTCGCGCTGCATCCGCTGGTCGACTCCGTGACCGTGGCCCGCCGGCTGGTGGAGGGCTACACGGCCGTCCACCCGGGCCTCTCGTACCTGAAGTAA
- a CDS encoding carbohydrate kinase family protein: MDDDRPQVLLTGLLFYDLVLTGLGKPPTPGEEIWTAGMGCGPGGIANLAVAASRFGLRTSLATVFGDDFYGAHCHQVLAEQEGVDLTLSRTAEGWPTPVTVALAHGDDRALVTHGQQPPYPQEALMGEPPDALTALVHLEAEPAPWLAKAAANGTRIYGDVGWDPTQRWSRDLLDQLALCHAFLPNETEAMAYTRTDSAVAALGALTELVPVAVITRGGDGAVAVDQTTGEYAEVPALDVDVLDATGAGDVFGAAFVTASLGGWPLAERLRFAVLAAGLSVGHHGGALAAPGWYGVDRWWRSLTDPALRRDHGFLADRIPADVGPPVRHAPVTPPAPPR, encoded by the coding sequence GTGGACGACGACCGGCCCCAGGTGCTGCTGACCGGGCTGCTCTTCTACGACCTGGTCCTGACCGGTCTCGGCAAGCCGCCGACGCCGGGCGAGGAGATCTGGACCGCCGGTATGGGCTGCGGCCCCGGCGGGATCGCCAACCTCGCGGTGGCCGCGTCCCGCTTCGGTTTGCGCACCTCGCTCGCCACCGTCTTCGGCGACGACTTCTACGGCGCCCACTGCCACCAGGTGCTCGCCGAGCAGGAGGGCGTCGACCTCACCCTCTCGCGGACCGCCGAAGGCTGGCCGACCCCGGTCACCGTCGCGCTCGCGCACGGCGACGACCGGGCCCTGGTCACCCACGGCCAGCAGCCCCCGTATCCGCAGGAGGCGCTGATGGGCGAGCCGCCCGACGCGCTGACCGCCCTGGTGCACCTGGAGGCCGAGCCCGCGCCCTGGCTCGCCAAGGCCGCCGCGAACGGCACCCGGATCTACGGCGACGTCGGCTGGGACCCCACCCAGCGGTGGTCCCGCGACCTGCTCGACCAGCTCGCCCTGTGCCACGCCTTCCTCCCCAACGAGACCGAGGCGATGGCGTACACCCGCACCGACTCCGCGGTCGCCGCGCTCGGCGCACTCACCGAGCTGGTACCGGTCGCCGTGATCACCCGCGGCGGCGACGGCGCGGTGGCGGTGGACCAGACGACCGGCGAGTACGCCGAGGTCCCGGCGCTCGACGTCGACGTCCTGGACGCCACCGGCGCGGGCGACGTGTTCGGCGCCGCGTTCGTCACGGCGTCGCTGGGCGGCTGGCCGCTCGCGGAGCGGCTGCGCTTCGCGGTGCTCGCGGCCGGCCTCTCGGTCGGGCACCACGGCGGGGCGCTCGCCGCGCCCGGCTGGTACGGCGTCGACCGCTGGTGGCGGTCGCTCACCGACCCCGCGCTCAGGCGCGACCACGGCTTCCTGGCCGACCGGATCCCGGCGGACGTCGGCCCACCCGTGCGGCACGCCCCGGTCACCCCGCCGGCACCGCCCCGCTGA
- a CDS encoding DeoR/GlpR family DNA-binding transcription regulator, with translation MLAERRHQLILRALRSGGPAAVTDLSEQLGVSPATVRRDLVKLEEDGLLTRVHGGAVAEDGDQPFAEVAEVRVAEKDAIAEHAAGLVRDGQSVLLDIGTTAYRLARQLHGRRLTVITSNLVVYEELADDEGIELVLLGGMLRREYRSLVGFLTEDNLRQLHADWVFLGTSGVRPGGEVMDTTVVEVPVKRAMIKAGEKVVLLADQAKFPGTGMAKVCGPEDLDVVVTNAPVDAATRSSLEEAGVEVAVAGRVKA, from the coding sequence GTGCTGGCAGAACGACGACATCAACTCATCCTGCGGGCCCTGCGCTCCGGTGGTCCCGCGGCAGTGACCGATCTCTCCGAACAACTGGGTGTGAGCCCGGCCACGGTCAGGCGCGACCTGGTGAAGCTGGAGGAGGACGGCCTGCTCACCCGCGTCCACGGCGGCGCCGTCGCGGAGGACGGCGACCAGCCGTTCGCCGAGGTCGCCGAGGTGCGCGTGGCCGAGAAGGACGCCATAGCGGAACACGCCGCGGGGCTGGTCCGCGACGGCCAGTCGGTGCTGCTCGACATCGGGACGACCGCCTACCGGCTGGCCAGGCAACTGCACGGCCGCCGCCTCACGGTGATCACCAGCAACCTGGTGGTCTACGAGGAACTCGCCGACGACGAGGGCATCGAACTGGTGCTGCTCGGCGGCATGCTGCGCCGCGAGTACCGCTCCCTCGTCGGCTTCCTCACCGAGGACAACCTCCGTCAGCTGCACGCCGACTGGGTCTTCCTCGGCACCAGCGGGGTGCGTCCCGGCGGCGAGGTGATGGACACGACGGTGGTCGAGGTGCCGGTCAAGCGCGCCATGATCAAGGCGGGCGAGAAGGTCGTCCTCCTCGCCGACCAGGCGAAGTTCCCGGGCACCGGGATGGCGAAGGTCTGCGGTCCCGAGGACCTGGACGTGGTGGTGACGAACGCGCCGGTCGACGCGGCGACCCGCTCCTCCCTCGAGGAAGCGGGCGTCGAAGTGGCCGTCGCAGGAAGGGTGAAGGCGTGA
- a CDS encoding glycoside hydrolase family 2 TIM barrel-domain containing protein gives MTDPLLALRPWQSPEVTSWGRLPMNAVDRRTGAVSLDGDWRFQLLPAPEVPPRDTWSTSAVPGVWTMRDTDDLPAYLNVRMPFAQFPPHTPAANPTGVHEREFDVPAAWAGRRIVLQVGAAESVLLVHVDGHPVGISKDSHLAAEFDLSHLVRPGTPSTLRLTVVKWSDASHIEDQDQWWHGGITRSVLLYATDPLHLADMGVRAGRDGRLRVDCQIRDARGALPAGWYVTGDLDGRPLAQDKEFDRVNAEDERVSDFLGEARIETVVPEVRTWNAETPELYTLTVRLHRADGTVADTARQRVGFRDVEVVGRDLLVNGERVYVRGVNRHDFHPLTGRTVSADDMRADLVLLKRFGFNAIRTAHYPNDPALYDLADELGLYVVDEADIESHDHAHEIADDPRYLGAFVDRVARMVLRDKNHPSVIIWSLGNESDYGANHDAAAGWVRRHDPSRPLQYEGAAKRGWADPDVASDIACPMYASLEECLAHALSGSQTKPLIQCEYSHAMGNSNGTLADHWAAIEATPGLQGGFIWEFWDHGILQRVSDGRPAGPAGTGLHADGVTAPGYRWAYGGDFGEADHDGAFIADGVVFPDRTPKPVLFEHREIAAPLRIECFRHEGIVLGNHQHFRGLEWLAARWELALADGRTLTGEAQLPALRPGETAAVPLPFELPDDGGEAWLTLRVTTAEDQPWAPRGTEVCTPRVRLRAAGEPAAPVAGGDPVRLDDDGLLVHPLLTAAPVLSLWRAPTDNDELGGMAARWRSWGLDAPVRRLLSVERDGERVTVVAEYTAKAEVVRHRQVFTPVAGGLRIDESAELPARFDDVARVGSVFETVAGLDLLEWFGQGPWESYPDRAAGAAVGHHALPVDALFTPYLRPQESGGRHGVRAFTLSAPDATGLRVELDAPRQVSVTRFRAADLTAVTHHDELVPRAGCVVHLDAAHRGLGTASCGPDTFASYLVPTGVHRWSWTLRAL, from the coding sequence GTGACCGACCCGCTGCTCGCGCTCCGCCCCTGGCAGTCACCGGAGGTGACCTCCTGGGGGCGGCTGCCGATGAACGCCGTCGACCGGCGCACCGGCGCCGTCTCCCTGGACGGCGACTGGCGCTTCCAACTGCTGCCCGCCCCCGAAGTCCCGCCGCGGGACACCTGGTCGACGTCGGCCGTGCCGGGCGTGTGGACCATGCGGGACACCGACGACCTGCCCGCCTACCTCAACGTCCGGATGCCGTTCGCGCAGTTCCCGCCGCACACGCCGGCGGCGAACCCGACCGGCGTCCACGAGCGCGAGTTCGACGTGCCGGCCGCGTGGGCCGGACGCCGGATCGTGCTCCAGGTCGGCGCCGCCGAGAGCGTGCTCCTGGTGCACGTGGACGGGCACCCGGTCGGCATCTCCAAGGACTCCCACCTCGCCGCCGAGTTCGATCTGTCGCACCTGGTGCGCCCCGGCACGCCGAGCACCCTGCGGCTGACGGTGGTGAAGTGGTCGGACGCCTCGCACATCGAGGACCAGGACCAGTGGTGGCACGGCGGCATCACCCGCTCGGTGCTGCTGTACGCCACCGACCCGCTGCACCTCGCCGACATGGGGGTGCGGGCCGGCCGCGACGGCAGGCTGCGGGTGGACTGCCAGATCAGGGACGCCCGCGGCGCGCTGCCCGCCGGCTGGTACGTCACCGGCGACCTCGACGGCCGGCCGCTCGCCCAGGACAAGGAGTTCGACCGCGTCAACGCCGAGGACGAGCGGGTCTCCGACTTCCTCGGCGAGGCCAGGATCGAGACCGTCGTACCGGAGGTGCGGACCTGGAACGCCGAGACGCCCGAGCTGTACACGCTCACCGTGCGGCTGCACCGCGCGGACGGCACGGTCGCCGACACCGCGCGCCAGCGCGTCGGCTTCCGGGACGTCGAGGTCGTCGGCCGGGATCTGCTGGTCAACGGCGAGCGAGTGTACGTGCGCGGCGTCAACCGGCACGACTTCCACCCGCTGACCGGGCGCACCGTCTCGGCCGACGACATGCGCGCCGACCTGGTGCTGCTCAAGCGGTTCGGCTTCAACGCGATCCGCACCGCGCACTACCCGAACGACCCGGCCCTCTACGACCTCGCGGACGAACTCGGCCTCTACGTCGTCGACGAGGCGGACATCGAGTCGCACGACCACGCGCACGAGATCGCCGACGACCCGCGCTACCTGGGGGCGTTCGTCGACCGGGTGGCGCGGATGGTGCTGCGCGACAAGAACCATCCGTCCGTGATCATCTGGTCGCTCGGCAACGAGTCCGACTACGGCGCCAACCACGACGCGGCGGCCGGCTGGGTGCGCCGCCACGACCCGAGCCGTCCGCTCCAGTACGAGGGCGCCGCCAAACGCGGCTGGGCCGACCCGGACGTGGCGTCCGACATCGCCTGCCCGATGTACGCGTCGCTGGAGGAGTGCCTCGCGCACGCCCTGTCCGGGTCCCAGACCAAGCCGCTCATCCAGTGCGAGTACTCGCACGCCATGGGCAACAGCAACGGCACGCTCGCCGACCACTGGGCCGCCATCGAGGCCACCCCGGGCCTTCAGGGCGGATTCATCTGGGAGTTCTGGGACCACGGGATCCTGCAACGCGTGAGCGACGGACGACCGGCCGGGCCCGCGGGCACCGGACTCCACGCGGACGGGGTGACCGCGCCCGGCTACCGCTGGGCGTACGGCGGCGACTTCGGCGAGGCCGACCACGACGGCGCGTTCATCGCCGACGGAGTGGTGTTCCCCGACCGCACGCCCAAGCCGGTGCTGTTCGAGCACCGGGAGATCGCCGCGCCGCTGCGCATCGAGTGCTTCCGCCACGAGGGCATCGTCCTCGGCAACCACCAGCACTTCCGGGGTCTCGAATGGCTCGCGGCCCGCTGGGAGTTGGCGCTCGCCGACGGCAGGACCCTGACGGGTGAGGCCCAGCTGCCCGCGCTGCGGCCGGGTGAGACGGCCGCGGTGCCGCTGCCGTTCGAACTGCCCGACGACGGCGGCGAGGCCTGGCTGACGCTGCGGGTGACGACGGCCGAGGACCAGCCGTGGGCGCCGCGCGGCACCGAGGTGTGCACCCCGCGGGTGCGGCTGCGCGCGGCGGGAGAGCCGGCCGCGCCGGTCGCGGGCGGCGACCCGGTGCGGCTCGACGACGACGGTCTGCTGGTCCATCCGCTGCTGACGGCGGCGCCCGTGCTGTCCCTGTGGCGGGCGCCCACCGACAACGACGAGCTGGGCGGGATGGCGGCGCGCTGGCGGAGCTGGGGGCTGGACGCGCCGGTGCGCAGGCTGCTCTCGGTGGAGCGGGACGGCGAACGGGTCACCGTGGTCGCCGAGTACACGGCGAAGGCCGAAGTGGTGCGGCACCGGCAGGTGTTCACGCCGGTCGCGGGCGGGCTGCGGATCGACGAGAGCGCGGAACTGCCCGCGCGGTTCGACGACGTCGCCCGGGTCGGCTCGGTCTTCGAGACGGTGGCCGGGCTCGATCTGCTGGAGTGGTTCGGGCAGGGCCCCTGGGAGTCCTATCCGGACCGGGCGGCGGGCGCCGCGGTGGGCCATCACGCCCTGCCGGTCGACGCGTTGTTCACGCCGTACCTGCGGCCGCAGGAGAGCGGCGGCCGGCACGGGGTGCGCGCGTTCACGCTGTCGGCGCCGGACGCGACGGGGCTCAGGGTGGAGTTGGACGCGCCGCGCCAGGTGTCGGTGACCCGGTTCCGCGCCGCGGACCTGACCGCCGTCACCCACCATGACGAACTGGTGCCGCGCGCCGGGTGCGTGGTGCATCTGGACGCCGCGCACCGGGGTCTGGGGACGGCGTCCTGCGGCCCGGACACCTTCGCCTCCTACCTGGTGCCGACCGGCGTCCACCGCTGGAGCTGGACCCTACGGGCGCTGTGA
- a CDS encoding Crp/Fnr family transcriptional regulator yields the protein MVPDIGAFRTGDVLKGVQTMPARSFLAHLPPELWPLLVGFWGPVSRVYQREETLPTGPRDSDVHIVLGGCVRQDRFPFAADDDPDDGGGSGPRITRFRGVGQLLGEAKLIEEHAAVRTTCLTTTWVMSCSATRMMAFLTRHPHSERALLRSLEDRNRDDEMVYGTVTRTPMERVGGLLAHLARIAGTTDPAQPGHISVLGLSQRDLAEALLMGVSTVEAAIRRLRTPAKGSGLPPGGVLRSRYRQFVVTDLPALQRVTRIQ from the coding sequence ATGGTCCCCGACATCGGGGCGTTCCGCACCGGTGACGTGCTCAAGGGCGTCCAGACCATGCCCGCGCGCAGCTTCCTCGCCCATCTCCCGCCCGAGCTGTGGCCGTTGCTCGTCGGCTTCTGGGGACCGGTGAGCCGGGTCTACCAACGCGAGGAGACCCTGCCCACCGGCCCGCGGGACAGCGACGTGCACATCGTGCTGGGCGGCTGCGTCCGCCAGGACCGCTTCCCGTTCGCCGCCGACGACGACCCGGACGACGGCGGCGGGAGCGGCCCGCGGATCACCCGCTTCCGCGGGGTCGGCCAACTCCTCGGCGAGGCCAAGCTGATCGAGGAGCACGCGGCGGTCAGGACGACCTGCCTGACCACCACCTGGGTCATGTCCTGCTCGGCGACCCGCATGATGGCCTTCCTCACCCGCCACCCGCACTCCGAACGCGCCCTGCTGCGCAGCCTGGAGGACCGCAACCGCGACGACGAGATGGTCTACGGCACCGTCACCCGCACCCCCATGGAGCGGGTCGGCGGGCTGCTCGCGCATCTGGCCAGGATCGCCGGGACGACCGATCCGGCCCAGCCGGGCCACATCAGCGTCCTCGGCCTGAGCCAGCGCGACCTCGCGGAGGCCCTCCTGATGGGCGTCTCCACCGTGGAGGCCGCGATCCGGCGGCTGCGCACCCCCGCCAAGGGCAGCGGCCTGCCCCCGGGCGGTGTACTGCGCAGCAGGTACCGGCAGTTCGTGGTCACGGACCTGCCCGCTCTGCAACGCGTCACCAGGATCCAGTAG
- a CDS encoding carbohydrate ABC transporter permease has translation MATTLRKPAPAVTTPAAGKPRTGVRKYWHLYAAISPFYLLFLCFGLIPVGFSLYVSLHRWDGLGSMEWAGLSQYQYLLSDSDFWTAVGNTLVIWALATFPMIFLAMVTAVMLNSAVRFKNLYRFAYFLPNVTSVVAIAIIFGSVFSTNFGLVNALLQAVGLDQVAWLNTPWGIKTAIATLMTWQWTGYNAIIFLAGLQTIPGELYEAARMDGAGPVQTFFRITLPMMRPVLLFVLVVSTVTGLQSFSEPQVLLQTTSNDSTFAGGPGHAGQTMVLYFFQQTFDNNDFGYGAAVAWGVFLVVVLFSIINWRLVQRRGED, from the coding sequence ATGGCTACCACCCTGCGGAAGCCGGCGCCCGCCGTCACGACGCCTGCGGCCGGCAAGCCCCGTACCGGGGTGCGCAAGTACTGGCACCTGTACGCGGCGATCTCGCCGTTCTACCTGCTGTTCCTCTGTTTCGGCCTGATCCCGGTCGGGTTCTCGCTCTATGTCTCGCTGCACCGCTGGGACGGCCTCGGCTCGATGGAGTGGGCCGGCCTCTCCCAGTACCAGTACCTGCTGAGCGACTCCGACTTCTGGACCGCCGTCGGCAACACCCTCGTCATCTGGGCGCTGGCCACCTTCCCGATGATCTTCCTGGCGATGGTCACGGCCGTGATGCTCAACTCGGCGGTCCGCTTCAAGAACCTCTACCGGTTCGCCTACTTCCTGCCGAACGTCACCTCGGTGGTGGCCATCGCGATCATCTTCGGCTCGGTCTTCTCCACCAACTTCGGCCTGGTGAACGCCCTGTTGCAGGCGGTCGGCCTGGACCAGGTGGCCTGGCTGAACACCCCGTGGGGCATCAAGACGGCCATCGCCACGCTGATGACCTGGCAGTGGACCGGCTACAACGCGATCATCTTCCTCGCGGGCCTCCAGACCATTCCCGGCGAACTGTACGAAGCGGCCCGCATGGACGGCGCGGGACCGGTGCAGACGTTCTTCCGGATCACCCTGCCGATGATGCGCCCGGTGCTGCTGTTCGTGCTCGTGGTGTCGACCGTCACCGGGCTGCAGAGCTTCTCCGAACCGCAGGTGCTGCTCCAGACCACCTCCAACGACTCGACGTTCGCGGGCGGTCCGGGACACGCGGGCCAGACGATGGTCCTCTACTTCTTCCAACAGACCTTCGACAACAACGACTTCGGCTACGGCGCGGCCGTCGCCTGGGGCGTCTTCCTCGTCGTCGTGCTGTTCTCGATCATCAACTGGCGCCTGGTGCAGCGCCGGGGCGAAGACTGA
- a CDS encoding carbohydrate ABC transporter permease: MTSIKGTRSKGVALHAVLVVGLLLSAFPFYWAVIMSTHTSSEIFTYPPNLLPGSHFLENLRSLFDAIDFFGSMWNSLLVAVSVTFLVLLFDSLAAFVFAKFDFPGKRTLFATLLLIFMVPAQLAAIPQFVIMAKLGWIGSMTSLIVPAAANAFGIFWMRQYMTGAIHDELLDASRIDGAHFLRQYWHVALPVVRPGLAFLGIFTFMGQWNDYAWPLIALTDPDNVTLQVALSQLNGTHGTTDYGMVMTGALLALIPLLIVFAIGARQIIGDLAKGAIK, from the coding sequence ATGACATCCATCAAGGGAACCCGCAGCAAGGGCGTCGCCCTGCACGCCGTCCTCGTCGTCGGACTGCTCCTCTCGGCCTTCCCGTTCTACTGGGCCGTGATCATGTCGACGCACACGTCGTCGGAGATCTTCACGTACCCGCCGAACCTGCTGCCCGGCTCGCACTTCCTGGAGAACCTCCGCAGCCTCTTCGACGCCATCGACTTCTTCGGGTCGATGTGGAACTCCCTGCTCGTCGCCGTGAGCGTCACCTTCCTTGTGCTGCTGTTCGACTCGCTGGCGGCGTTCGTCTTCGCCAAGTTCGACTTCCCCGGCAAGCGGACCCTGTTCGCGACGCTGCTGCTGATCTTCATGGTGCCGGCCCAGCTCGCCGCCATCCCGCAGTTCGTGATCATGGCGAAGCTGGGCTGGATCGGCTCGATGACCTCGCTGATCGTGCCCGCGGCGGCCAACGCGTTCGGCATCTTCTGGATGCGCCAGTACATGACGGGCGCCATCCATGACGAACTGCTCGACGCCTCCCGCATCGACGGCGCCCACTTCCTGCGCCAGTACTGGCACGTCGCGCTCCCGGTGGTCAGGCCCGGCCTCGCCTTCCTCGGCATCTTCACCTTCATGGGCCAGTGGAACGACTACGCCTGGCCCCTGATCGCCCTCACCGACCCGGACAACGTGACCCTCCAGGTCGCGCTCTCCCAGCTCAACGGGACGCACGGGACCACCGACTACGGAATGGTCATGACCGGCGCGCTGCTCGCCCTGATCCCCCTGCTCATCGTGTTCGCGATCGGCGCCCGCCAGATCATCGGCGACCTCGCCAAGGGAGCCATCAAGTGA